One Armatimonadota bacterium genomic window, GAATTATGAGCCAAGAGCAGATTTTTGGATTGGTTTGCCGAATACCGGTTACCATATGATTGGGCATCCATTTAATTTTATTGTTGATGTAAACAGCTGTTTAGTTTCCAACGGCAAAAGCGTTATTTCGGTTGAGACGGCAGCAGACTATGGTTGGATTGAGCCATGCCTTTATTTCTGGGACAACGTCCGCTCAGAGTATGGGGCAGTAGATATTGGCTTTGGCAATATTTGCATCCTCGAGCCCTGGCGTGGGTATTGGATTAAGACCTATCACCCCAATCTCGCGTTAATAATCCCATTTGCGCCAAGTTAAGCGATATTCTTATCTATGCGTCCGATGCCGCAAGTTTCTTTAGTGCAATAATAAGAGCTTGCGTGCCTTTTTCGCCCATGCCTGCGGCTTCGACTGCTCGGAATAGTTGATGAACGAGGCTTGTTCCCGGCAGAGGCAGCTTCATCTCCTCGGCTGCTCCAAGCGCGAGGCGGAGGTCTTTTTGCTGGAGAATAACTTTGAATCCAGGTTCGTAGTCTTCCGCAAGCATTTTTGGGGCGAGGTTGGATAACATCCAACTGCTCGCTGCGCCAGCTGAGACAACCGATAGAAGCTTTTCCATGTTTAGCCCCGCTTTCTCGCCAAGCATAAGACCTTCACATACCGCTTGGATGTTCAGCGCGCAGATAATCTGGTTGCAGAGCTTCGTCATCTGGCCGGTTCCACTTTCTCCCATGTATGTTATGTTTTTTCCAAGAGCCTGAAAAATAGGGAGACACTTGTCGAATGCCGCTTTGTCGCCGCCGACCATTATTGAAAGGGTGGCGGCAATTGCGCCAGGCTCGCCTCCGCTAACTGGAGCATCGAGGAAATAGATTCCCTTCTCAGCAGCCTCCTTAGCAATTTCTTTGGCAACTGCCGGGGAGATTGTGCTCATATCAATTATCACCGATTCGGGCCGCGCACCTTCTAATACACCCGAGGGGCCGGTTACGACCAACTTTACATCTGGAGAATCGGGGAGCATGGTGATAACGACTTCCGAGCGACGGGCGACTTCTGCCGGTGATTCTGCGGGCACTGCTCCTTCTGCTGCAAGCTCATCCATAATTGGCTTTCGCCGCCCATATATGTTAACCCTAAATCCACTTTTCAGCAGATTTCGCACCATGGGCCGCCCCATGGTTCCAAGGCCAATGAAACCTACGTCCATTTTTCACCTACCGAAGCTTTTCTGCGCAGAACTTGCAGAAGATTTTTCCATCAATAATAGTCTTGCATTCCTTACATACAGGCAGGTGGCAAAAAGAACAATGTCCAATGGCTGGTTCATCGGTATGCCTAGCACAAGCTTGCCCTTGGTTTAGCTCTTCCTCTTCCTTCATTACGTGCTTAAGGGCTTCCCTGGCTTTCTCGTAGTTCGGGTCTAGCTCGAGTGCCTTTTCGAACTCCTCGCGCGCCTTTTCGGGAAGGCCGTCGGCATCGTATGCAAGCCCAAGGTTGTAGTGGACGCTGGGGATATCCGAGCGAAGTTGTATTGCCCTGTTGAATGCTCCTATGGCTCTGTTGAAAAGCTTCTTCTGTGCGTAAGCAATTCCTAGATAGTTGAACGCTCTGTAATCGCTCGGATCCATTTCACAAGCTAGCTCGAGCTGACCGATTGCTTCGTCTATTTTTCCAGCTTTCAGAAGCTCCAGACCCTGCTTCAGTTGGTTTTGGTCGGACACGGTGAATCCCTCCGCTCATGATGGCATCCTGCCTGAACTTTCTCTTGCTAACTCAACTCTACTGCGTTTGCGTCCATATGTCAATCATTTATTAACTTTCGTACCAAGAGTATCGCTCCAATTGCAAAGAGCCCGAGGAGAATTTCAGTCCAGAAGAGACCCAGGTGTCTTGATGCAAATATGGCAGAGAAGTTAATTCCAGCATGGATGCCTATTGCAAGAACCAGCCAGGACCTGTCTTGCCTTGAAAAAGCTTGCAGAACTACCAGCGAGAGAGCGACATGAACAGGAAGAGTCGCAATGCGCTCAAAAGCGCCTGCCATGGGAAGCCATCCGGTCTTGGCAAATTCAATAATAGAAAGGGTCTGAGCGTTGAGATGAACCGCTGAAATATCTAATCTTCCATAGGCGGAAAGCATACGTAACACCGAAAGCATCTGAAGGGCGACGAGTGATGTTTCGAACCCCCCGTGTCCTAGCCCATATATTACTGCATTCTGAGGATTACGACCACCACGAAAAAGAAATAAAAAGCCAATATATCGCGCTACCTCTTCGAAAAAGCCTGCGCTGAGTGCAAGACATGCCAACCAAAGAATTGTTGCAGACTCATGTTGTGCACCGGTGACTTTTCTAATTATTTCAAGCGTGGGGAGGCGCAAAACTTGCGAGATAATGAACGTTAGAATCCCATAGGCGAGGTATTTCCATGGGGCATGAAGTTTACGGCGCATCCAAAGAGCCGATGTGATTGGGACTCCAATAACGATACAGATTGCTAGCCCATAGTAAAAATAGGTATAAGAGCTCATGTGGAGAATATCCATGTAGCCAGCGTTTACTGGCAGGTCAGCTACGAGCATTATATCATTAGGGCAACTCAAGTAGCAATTTTGCAAAATATCTTATGAACTCCTGCGATTAGTTGAGCATGAGAGGTGGCTTTCTCGGTTACTTATGCACGCCTAACGTTTGACAGCGAACTAGTGCAGTGTTAAATTTTACAATTGAGCCCAAGTAAAGTTGAAATGAAAAAGAGCTGAATTCTTGAAATTGCGCATTTTAATCTTTTTACCGCCCTATTCCTGAAGTACTTAGCAACGGAAGAGGGATATCATGGACAAACAGGCAGCCGCTGCCAGAATTGAAGAGCTTAGACGGCAAATTAACTATCACAACTATCGGTATTATGTTCTTGACCAGCCGGTAATCTCCGACGCAGAATATGACCGGTTGATGCAAGAGCTAATTTCTCTTGAGGAAGCATTTCCAGACCTTGTCACGCCTGATTCTCCAACTCAACGAATTGGTGCTCCTCCAGCAACTGAGTTCGAGTCATACACACATCGCCAACCTATGCTAAGCCTTAGCAATGCGTTCGGTGAGGAGGAGCTCTTAGCATTCGACCAGCGAATCAAGCGAATGCTTGGCATGAATCCTGGCGATGACATTGAATATGTGGCGGAGCTAAAAATTGACGGATTGGCTGTGTCGCTCACTTACGAGAATGGGTATTTCGTTCGCGGGGCAACCCGTGGAGATGGCTACACTGGCGAGGATGTTACAGCCAATTTGAAAACAATAAGATCAATCCCATTGGTTTTAATTCAACCACAAAGGTTCCCAGAACCGCCGCCTGCTGTTGCTGCAACTCAAAGTCGAGGGGATACGCTGCCGTTATTCGGGTCGGAATCTATAAGTGACCTGGGTTGTTATCCGATTCCCGAGATTGTTGAAGTTCGGGGCGAGGTGTTCATGCTCCACGAAGAATTTCGTCGGATAAATCGTGAGCGAGAAGAAAAAGGCGAACCTACCTTTGCAAACCCTCGGAATGCTGCAGCGGGGTCGGTCAGGCAGCTTGACTCTTCTGTCACCGCAAGCCGGAAGCTTGATATCTTCGTTTATGGCATCGGCTTCGTGCAAGGCGTAGAATTCCGAACGCATTATGAGATTCTTCAGGCACTCAAGTCGTGGGGTTTCAAAGTTAATCCAAATATACGCCTATGTCCAAATATTGATAGTGTGAAAGAGTTTGTGGATGAATGGACTGAAAAGCGCGGAACCCTAGGTTATGACATAGACGGCGTTGTAGTTAAGGTGAACTCTCTTGACCTGCAGAATCGCCTCGGCTACGTGGCAAGAAGTCCACGATGGGCTGTAGCGTACAAATTTCCTGCGATGCAGGAGACAACCAAGATCCTGGACATCATTGTGCAGGTCGGGCGTACTGGTGCATTAACTCCGGTTGCGATCATGGAACCTGTTGAGGTTGGAGGGGTAACGGTTAGCCGAGCGACCCTTCATAATGAGGACGAAATCCGACGAAAGGACATTCGAATTGGCGATACTGTAGTAGTTCAGCGTGCAGGCGATGTCATTCCCGAGGTTGTGCAAGTCATAAAAGAGAAGCGAACTGGCGATGAACGAGAGTTTGTGATGCCTAACAAGTGCCCCGAGTGTGGAGGCGAGGTTGAGAGGCCGGAGGGTGAGGCAGTTGCTAGGTGCGTCAACCTAGCGTGCCCGGCGCAATTAAAAGAGAGGATTGTCCACTTTGCTTCTCGAGGTGCGATGAATATCGAAGGAGTTGGGCCAGCACAAGTTGACCAACTCGTTGATAAAGGGCTCGTACGCGATCCTGCTGACCTATACTTGCTTAAAATGGACGATCTCTTGCTTCTTGAACGAATGGGCAAGAAGCTAGCATCAAATATCCTGGAAGCCATCGAAAAGAGCAAAAACACAACACTTCCTAGGCTGATTTACGGCCTTGGAATTAGGCATGTTGGCGAGCATGTGGCTCAGGTGCTTGCGGACCATTTTGGTTCGCTGGAGGCGTTAGAAAACGCCAGCTATGAGGAGTTGTGCGGTATTCCTGAGATTGGGCCAGTTATTGCTAAAAGTATTGCAACTTTCTTTGCCCAGCCAGAGAACCGTGCGGTACTCGAAAAACTCCGCAAGGCAGGTGTAATTCCCAAAACAGCCCCGCGGACAGGAGCCACCCTTGCAGGCAAGACATTCGTGTTCACCGGTGGACTAAAAACAATGACCCGAGAAGAGGCAGAGGAGAAAGTTAGGCTTCTCGGAGGCAGGGCGGCATCAAGCGTTAGCAGGAATACCGATTTTGTTGTTGCAGGGGAGGGCGCCGGCTCAAAGCTTGAAAAGGCCAAGGAGCTGGGAATTACAATATTGACTGAAGATGAATTCATTCGGATGATCTCATGAGCCAAAATCAAATCGGCGGAGTGCAGTGTTCAAAGCAAGGATCATGGGTTGGGCCGTGGCTACCGGTATTAATTTACATGGGTGCTATCTTTTTCCTTTCGTCACAGCCGACGCTTCCCTCACCGCCGGGAGTTTTTGGAAAAGATAAATTCGAGCATGTATTGGCTTATTTTGGCCTTGGAATATTGGTATTTCGAGGCTCGTTGTTGTGGCCGCTCTTGAGTTGGCCTGGCATATACACTCAAACATTTGGAATAATAGCACTTTATGGGATAACTGATGAGTTTCATCAGCGATTTGTCCCAGGACGTAGATGCGAGCTATATGATTGGATTGCCGATGTTTTCGGTGCCGCTTTGGCAGTGATACTTATCGCATTTATACGGTTCTATCGGGGAAACGGAGGGAAAAGAATTGAGCGAAGAAGATAAGGAATATGAGGTTGTTGATAAGCGCAAAATTAAGATTAATAAGGACGGAGATGTGGAAGTAGTCGAGGGCGCAAATCGCCAAGCTAATGAGTCCCCACAACCAAACGAGGAAGAAGCTTCAGCAAAAACCGAAGAAGCGGCTGAAGAAGAGTACCAAATGCAGCCGGCAGATGTGTACTCACTTCTTAAGTCTTTCATCGGTATCCTGGGAGCGCATGCTTGGCAGTGGCTCGGATTGGTAAAGAATCCTTTAACTGGAAAGATTGAGAAAGATCTTGGCCAGGCAAAAGTTGCAATTGATGCGCTTGCGCTTTTAATTGGGCACATCGAGAGCAATCTCCAGCCGGAAGAGATAAATGAATTGAAAGGAATGCTCAGCGATTTGCGGATGAATTTTGTCCGCCAGAGCGGAATGGGTTAACCAATGAAGCGTTTGTGGGCACCGTGGCGAATGAAGTATATTCAACAGAGCGAGATGGAGGGTTGTATATTTTGCGATAAGCCAAAAGAGAATAGAGATAAAGAAAACCTGATTCTCTGGCGCGGGAAGACGGCTTTCATAATGCTGAACAGCTTTCCCTATAACCCTGGCCATTTAATGATTGCGCCGTTTAAACATACGGCGGATATGTATGACCTAGGCGAAGACGAACTTCTCGAAATTAGCCAACTCTTAAGGTATTCGGTGCGGCTTTTGACCGCTGAGATGAACCCCGACGGTTTCAACTTGGGCGTTAATCTTGGTCGGCCAGCTGGTGCGGGAATCGAGGACCATTTACACTGGCATGTTGTTCCGCGTTGGAACGGCGATACAAACTTTATGCCTGTAATCGGAGAGACGAAGGTTTTACCCGAAAGTCTCGAAGCAACCTATGAGAAGCTAAAAAAGAGGATTGAAAACTTGGGGGCGCCATAGCATGTCTGAAGTAGTCGAACGCATGGAAAGGCTGAAGGCGGAAGCTCTTGAATGTCGACGGTGTGAGCTTTGTGAGACTCGAACGAACGTTGTTTTTGGCGAAGGGAATCCCGAGACACCGTTGGTAATAATTGGAGAAGGTCCAGGGGCAACAGAGGACGCTACAGGGCGGCCATTCGTCGGCAGGGCTGGTCAGCTTCTCGATCAAGCGCTTAGGGAGAATGGCATCACCCGAAAACATGTGTATATATGCAATGTTCTCAAATGTAGGGCAATCACAGTCGAAAACGGTGCTGTGCGAAATCGGCCGCCTACTGCTACTGAGATTGCAATGTGTCTTCCCTGGCTCCAAAAGCAAATTGAGATTATTCAGCCGCTGGTTATATTATGTCTGGGCGCACCTGCAGCAAACACAATCATTCATAAGGGTTTTCAAATGACAAAGGAGCGGGGCCAATGGTTTCCCACTCCATATGCTAGATATGCTACGGCAGCGCTACACCCGGCTTACATTTTGCGCCAACATGGCGAGGCTTTCGAAAGCGCTCGTGCTTCTCTGGTGGCTGACATTGCGGCTGCTCGCCTAAAGGTTATTGAGGCGAAAAAGGAGCCTAAACTCAGCTTGTTCTGAAAGGACCATTACTTTTGAGTAGCCGTGCTTCATATCTGGCAACCAAAAGCTCCTCCATATTGACCCGGAAATTACCGTTCTGGGTTGAGCCAGCGCAGGTTTTCGAGCATATTGCCTGCCTGCCCGGCTCGATGCTTCTTGAAAGCCAGCCAGGCGCACTTTATGGAAGATTCTCGATTATTTGCACCAGTCCCTTCGGGACCCTCCGCACAATTGGCCGCAGCAGTTTTCTAAATATGTCGGGTGAAAGCTTGGAAACAAATTTATCTCCATTTGAAATACTTCGGGATTTGCTTTTTCGTTTCCAAACCGAGCCCAATCTACTTGCGGGAGCCATTGTTGGATACTTTGGATATGAAATGGGCGGTTTAATTGAGAATTTACCTGAGCCTCAACCTGATGATATTGGCATGCCGGACTGCTTTCTTGGCTTCTATAATCACTTGGCAATCTTTGACCATACAGAGAAGGCAATATTTCTGAATGGATGCTCCCTAGAGGGGACACCAGATCCATTGCCTGGAATCATGGCACTAGAACAATTGATTATTGACGCACAAGGCGAAGACAATCAACATCATTTGCCAAGAGAGGGCGAGAGTATAATTGCTCCTTGCTCAAGCTTTACACTGGATGAATACTGCGCGGTTGTTAATAGGTGCAAAGAATATATTGCGGCTGGCGATATCTACCAGGTAAACATTTCTCAAAGGTTTAAAGTGCCGCTCACAATGTCACCCTGGAGTATGTATCTTAAATTGAGAAGCATCAATCCGTCGCCCTATGCTGCCTATTTAAACTGCGGCGGTTTCCAAGTTGTGTGTTCCTCGCCCGAATGTTTCCTTGACTACTGCCCCAGCACGCGAATTGTGATTACAAAACCAATTAAAGGCACGCGGCCACGTGGAAGCACCTCGAGTGAGGATGAGAGGCTTGCGAGAGAGCTAGCCTCAAGCGAGAAAGACATGGCAGAGAATGTCATGATTGTGGACCTTGAAAGGAACGACCTTGGGCGGGTGTGTGAGTTTGGTTCGGTGGATGTGCCGCTTCTTGCGCAGGTGGAAAGCCATTCGACAGTGCATCACCTTGTTACGACTGTTAGGGGTCGCTTGCGGCAAGGGCTAGGAGCAGTGGATTTGCTGATGGCTTGTTTCCCTAGCGGTTCTATTACCGGTGCACCAAAAATACGCTCGATGGAGATTATCAGCGAACTCGAGCCGGTTCGCCGCGGAGTATATACTGGTTCGATAGGTTATCTTGGGTTTGACGGCTCGGTTAATCTGAACGTAGCAATTAGGACAGCTATAACAAAGGGTGATTTGTGTTATTTCCACGTTGGCGGGGGCATTGTTGCTGATTCCGAGCCGGTGGCCGAATACCAGGAGACACTTGACAAGGGTCGAGCATTCATGGAGGTTCTAGGATGTCTGAAAAGCTCCTCAAAGAATGGGGCAAAGTTTGCATAAATGGAAAGCTTGTCGCGGCAGAAGAAGCAACTGTCTCGGCTATCGATAGGGGCTTTTTGTATGGAGATGGAATATTTGAAACGATACGTGTCTATAAGGGAGTGCCATTTATGCTCGATGCGCACCTTGCACGCATGGCTGAGGGTTGCTCAGTGATTTCTATGCCCCCTCCAAACATGGAACAAGTCAAGCTTTGGGTTGAGGAAACCCTCTCGGCAAATTATCTGAGCGATGCTTATTTGAGGATTACGGCAACTAGAGGGGCAACCGGTTTGCTTTGGTATGACCTTGATACTTCCAGCGTGACTGTGGTGATTATGGCTAAGCCAATGGTGCAGGAGAGATTCAGCGAGGGGTTACGCTTGATGGTGTCAAGCTTCCGAAGTGATGAGCTTAGCCCTCTTAGTCGTATAAAGCATACTGGAATCCTCTGGAAGATTATGGCTAGGGCGGAGGCTAGGCGTGCTGGAGTAGATGACGCTCTCTTGCTCAACACCAAAGGGCATGTCTCTGAAGCAACTGCTGCAAATATATTTTGGGTATGCGATGGAAAGCTCTTTACGCCAGCGCTGGATTGCGGAATCCTTGCAGGAATTACCCGTGCAATTGTGATTGAGATAGCAAATGCTGTTGGAATCGAGACACAGGAAGGCTATTTCACACTAGACGATGTTTTCAATGCTGAGGAGGTCTTTCTAACCAGCTCAACTAGAGAGCTTGTGCCGGTGCGCTCGCTTGGCGATAAACAGTTTGGAGACATGGGTTATGGCCGGATGACCAAGCTGTTGTTGAGCCTGTACCAAGAACGTCTTCCTTCATGAACCTGTTTCTAGCAAGAGATGATTTTGTTTGCTGTTGAAAAAGATAGTGCCTTTTTAATAATGATATTGCCTTCGAATATTGACACAACATGGCGCTCGGTACAAAATGTAGTGGGAGGTAAGAAGCATGGCGGAAAACAAACTCCTTGGTGAGATAATGATTGATATGGGTTTTGCATCGCGAGAAATAATCATGGAATGTCTTAAAATGCAAACAGAGATTCATCAAAAAGGGCTTGACCCCGTTCCCATCGGGCGGCTGCTCATAAAAACTGGCCACATTACAATGGAACAGCTAGAGAAAGCCTTGGCTAAGCAGGCAAAATCTCGACTGCCAAGTTAGGTTTTGCTTTTACAGATAGGTGAAATTGCTCCTAGTTGTAAACCAACATCGCTTGTCCAGCAGGAGTTTACTTTTCACGCAGCCTCTTTAAAACTCCGAGATCATGGATATCTGTCTCGATAGACTTCGCGGGAACCTCAATTACCCCGGCGAGGTTTGCAAGTGGCGGGTAATGTAGCAGAGCGTGGAAGCCCTGCTCACCAATTTTCCCCACGCCTATATTTGCGTGCCGGTCAACACGCGAGCCAAGTTCAACTTTGGTGTCGTTCAGGTGTAAAAGCTTGAGATATTCCATTCCGACAGTCGAGTCAAAAGCCTCGAATGTTCGTTCAATCTCATCTTTATTTGACACATCGTATCCCGCTCCCCAAAGATGAGCAGTGTCGAGGCATATCCCCAGTCTGTCTGCGTAATCGCTTAGTTGGTCAAGAATTGCCCGCAGGTTCTCGAATTTCGAACCAATCGAATCGCCAGAGCCGGCGGAATTTTCAAGAAGGAGCGCCGTCTTTCCAGTTGATTGGTTCAGCGCCTTAGAAATAGCACTGGCAACACGTTTGATTCCCTGCTCAATTCCTGAACCCTTGTGACTTCCTATGTGAGTTACGACGAAATTGGCGCCAATTGCCTCAGCACGGCGCACATGGTCCGCTAGTACGTGAGCTGATGCCAAATAAATACGCCAATCAGGTGATGCGAGATTAAGCAAATATGGTGTATGGACGGCTACTGGGTGGAGGCCGAAATCGGTTGTGAGCTTTCTAAAGAGTGCACCGTTGGCAGGTTCGATTGGTGGCGAATTCCAAGCATTTGGATTGGCGGCGAAAACCTGGATTGTCTCGCATCCGATCTCCGCAGCTGTCCTTGCCGCTGCTTCCAAACCCTCGCTTATTCGCATGTGTACGCCAAGTCGCATTGGGCGTGCGCAGCGTTACTCCTCTTCCTCATCAAACTCATCAAGTTCCGTGGGGCAATAGCTGAATGAGCTGATTTCTTCTCCGCGGAATATTGTGACTAGCATTTCCTCGCGTTCAAAGCTGGGAAGATAGGACGATACTATTTGGTCGTCAATTTCGGCAAGCAACTGCTCTTCTTGTTGTAGTGAGACATCTACCTCAAAGAACAGTGTGAGGTATATGGTATAGTGGGCATAGTGGAGATGGACTTGTCCGATTCGCCGTTCTCCTTGCCAAATTATATAGATTTCTGAAGATACTGTGCGTACTATTCTCGAAAGCTTGTAATCTTCTGCCACTCTCGTTTCTCCTTGCCCGTAGTTTTTAGACGTGTTTTAAAAATATTATACGCCAATAAAAACCATTCCGCAAGACAAATGCGCTAAGTTAGTCATTTACTATCGGTTGTTTGCCAATTGCGTTTCCGAGCATTCTACGTTTCGATTTGCTGAGTGAAGGGTACAGCAAAATATGATTATTTTCGCAGGTTTGGAGATAATCATTGGTGGTGGGGTTCAATGATATGGCTGATTGTTTTCGTGGGCGTCATTGCCTTATGTAATCTTTTGCTGCTAGGCACAGTTGCTTATCTTGCATTAATGGTTAGAGGACTTATTAATAAGTCAGTTCAACCAGCAATGGCTGAAGTAACGTCAACAATAAAGTCGGTCAATGGCTTTGTTGAGAAAGTAGAAAACAGAGCAGAACATGTAATGGAAATTAGCGAGGAGACTGCTAAAAAAGTATCGAGCAAAATTGTAGCGACGACTGATATTATCAAACAAGCGGTTTCGTCACCGCTTATTGGCATTCTAAGCATAATAGCTGGTGTCTCGCGTGCGATTAGCGAGTATAAGCGGACATCGGTGCAAAAATAAAAGGAGGAGTTGCAATGGCACGCAAGGGAAACTTTTGGCTCGGCATCCTAATTGGCGCGGCCGCAGGGGCTGTTACCGCTTTGCTTTACGCCCCCAAAAAGGGTGAAGAGCTTCGAAGCGATATTGGCGAGAAAGCCCGTGAGGCTGGAAGAAAAGCGGGCGAAGCATGGGGTGAAATGAAAGCGAAGGCTTCCACCCTTGCATCAACAGCAAAGGGGCAAATTTCGCAAGCGGCAATTAAGAGCCGTGAAATGGTCGCAGCAACTAAATCAAAAGTCAAGGAAGCCGTGGAGGCTGGACGTCAAGCCGCTGAAGAAAAGCGAAAAGAGCTCGAAGCTCAAATGGAGGAGAAAGAACGCGAGTCCCCTTGTGAGTAAGAATAGAAATAATTTGGAAATACCCGTAAAACGGAAGAACAGGGGAAATAAATACAAAAACTGCCAAATTGACTAGAATGGCTCATCCATAGTGGCTTCATTTCCCCTGTTTGCTTTTTTATTAATATCTTGACTTGACTCCTACCAGCTGAAGTACTGCACCGAGGAGCATAAGCAGCATTGATATTAGGAAAACAAACCTGATATCTATATGGCTTGCTCTAAAGAATGCAACTAGCGCAGCTCCTATAAATGGCGCTATCGTTCCTCTGATGCCTAATAAGAATGAGTGCAATGCCTGGTAGTGTGATTCTCTGCCTTCTTTTGCAAAGTAGAGAATGCTATTAAAGTAGCTGAGCTCTATTCCAGCCATGGTGATTCCGTTGATTATCGCAGCTGGAATCAACATCCAAACATTGTTTGCCAGGAAGTAAGCAAAGGGCACTAGGCTTACCATCAAGACATTTACCATCACTGCTTTTAATGGGCTCTGCATATCCACGTATTTTCCCCAATATAGATAAGAGAACATCCAAATAACAGTTGCAATGTTTGATAACATGGCGACTTGTGCTGCTGTAATGTGCAGTTGGTCCACCTGAAATACAGGATAGAGTGGCG contains:
- a CDS encoding deoxyribonuclease IV, with the translated sequence MRISEGLEAAARTAAEIGCETIQVFAANPNAWNSPPIEPANGALFRKLTTDFGLHPVAVHTPYLLNLASPDWRIYLASAHVLADHVRRAEAIGANFVVTHIGSHKGSGIEQGIKRVASAISKALNQSTGKTALLLENSAGSGDSIGSKFENLRAILDQLSDYADRLGICLDTAHLWGAGYDVSNKDEIERTFEAFDSTVGMEYLKLLHLNDTKVELGSRVDRHANIGVGKIGEQGFHALLHYPPLANLAGVIEVPAKSIETDIHDLGVLKRLREK
- a CDS encoding YtxH domain-containing protein, translating into MARKGNFWLGILIGAAAGAVTALLYAPKKGEELRSDIGEKAREAGRKAGEAWGEMKAKASTLASTAKGQISQAAIKSREMVAATKSKVKEAVEAGRQAAEEKRKELEAQMEEKERESPCE